In a single window of the Micropterus dolomieu isolate WLL.071019.BEF.003 ecotype Adirondacks unplaced genomic scaffold, ASM2129224v1 scaffold_232, whole genome shotgun sequence genome:
- the timm13 gene encoding mitochondrial import inner membrane translocase subunit Tim13, producing the protein MDGYGSDFSAGGPGGKIDPSTIMEQVKVQIAVANAQELLQRMTDKCFKKCIGKPGSTLDNSEQKCIAMCMDRYMDAWNTVSRTYNSRLQRERARM; encoded by the exons ATGGACGGGTACGGCTCAGACTTCTCAGCGGGTGGACCAGGTGGTAAAATAGACCCCAGCACGATCATGGAGCAGGTCAAGGTCCAGATCGCGGTGGCTAACGCACAGGAGctgctgcag AGAATGACAGACAAATGCTTCAAGAAGTGCATAGGCAAACCTGGAAGCACGCTGGACAACTCTGAGCAG AAATGTATTGCCATGTGTATGGACCGGTATATGGATGCCTGGAACACTGTGTCCCGAACATACAACTCCAGATTACAGAGGGAAAGAGCCCGCATGTGA